From one Mytilus edulis chromosome 1, xbMytEdul2.2, whole genome shotgun sequence genomic stretch:
- the LOC139519036 gene encoding uncharacterized protein, translating to MKMTTLLMLINFTTIYLPYSGSQNSTSNYQPYTGSQNSTTEFTPYTGRHSSTTELTPYTGKQNSTTNSVPYTGSQNSTTDYLPNTGSQNSKANFLPYTSSQNSTSNYQPDTGSQDSTTISLSDTGSQDSTTDSLPDTGSQDSTTDSLPDTGSQDSTTYFLPDTGSQDSTTDFLLETGSQDSTTDSLPDTDSQDSTTDSIPDTGSQDSTSDSIPDTGSQDSTTDFLPDTGSQDSTTDSLPDTGSQDSTSDSLPDTGSQDSTTDFLPDTGSQDSTTESLPYSLSETSTILTTLLFGKISNACGAAPYVNAANVAINRNQAIYKCYTGYILAGRFNNLVCFNGDWRGNLPICKLQNIQPIGTVTTPKIIITTPIGIAIKPITIDNKPEINNHIQSVPLWLLIILGAVGVCAALLFLCCMLACCLKCLGCWHMRSYGDKGSFWSRRDNRIHNDPSNRTNNMATAKNKTTKTVHGNLKSNKNSRLTNTSIVPEKKLSTAYQPPGYAKFIEAKQKAAKPPADKWMPHKNDVRPNNTSTK from the exons AATGACGACGTTGCTAATGTTGATCAATTTCACAACAATCTATCTGCCTTATTCAGGTAGCCAGAATTCAACATCAAACTATCAGCCATATACAGGTAGTCAGAATTCCACAACAGAATTTACACCTTACACAGGTAGACATAGTTCCACAACAGAATTAACACCTTACACAGGTAAACAAAATTCCACAACAAACTCCGTGCCTTATACAGGTAGTCAGAATTCCACAACAGACTATCTGCCTAATACAGGAAGTCAGAATTCCAAAGCAAACTTTCTGCCTTATACAAGTAGTCAGAATTCCACATCAAACTATCAGCCTGATACAGGTAGTCAGGATTCAACAACCATCTCTCTATCTGATACAGGTAGTCAGGATTCAACAACCGACTCTCTGCCGGATACAGGTAGTCAGGATTCAACAACCGACTCTCTACCTGATACAGGTAGTCAGGATTCAACAACCTACTTTCTGCCTGATACAGGTAGTCAGGATTCAACAACCGACTTTCTACTTGAAACAGGTAGTCAGGATTCAACAACCGACTCTCTACCTGATACAGATAGTCAGGATTCAACAACCGACTCTATACCTGATACAGGTAGTCAGGATTCAACATCCGACTCTATACCTGATACAGGTAGTCAGGATTCAACAACCGACTTTCTGCCTGATACAGGTAGTCAGGATTCAACAACCGACTCTCTACCTGATACAGGTAGTCAGGATTCAACATCCGACTCTCTACCTGATACAGGTAGTCAGGATTCAACAACCGACTTTCTGCCTGATACAGGTAGTCAAGATTCAACAACAGAATCCCTGCCGTATTCATTAAGCGAGACTTCCACAATTTTGACGACACTTCTGTTCGGCAAAATCAGTAATGCATGCGGTGCCGCGCCCTATGTTAATGCAGCAAATGTTGCAATTAACCGTAATCAAGCGATATACAAGTGTTACACGGGATATATTTTGGCGGGACGTTTTAATAACCTTGTATGTTTCAATGGGGATTGGAGAGGCAACTTACCAATCTGCAAATTGCAAAACATACAACCTATAGGAACTGTTACCACACCTAAAATAATTATTACCACACCTATAGGGATTGCCATCAAACCTATAACAATTGACAACAAACCGGAAATTAACAACCATATTCAGTCTG TTCCTTTATGGTTGTTGATTATTCTTGGAGCAGTTGGCGTGTGTGCGGCCTTGTTATTTTTGTGCTGTATGTTAGCATGTTGTCTCAAATGTCTGGG GTGTTGGCATATGAGATCTTATGGAGATAAAGGTAGCTTTTGGAGTCGACGTGACAACCGAATACATAATGACCCCTCGAATAGGACAAACAATATGGCGACCGCGAAGAACAAG acaacAAAAACTGTACATGGAAATCTTAAATCCAATAAGAATTCACGATTGACAAATACTAGTATTGTTCCTGAGAAGAAACTTTCTACTGCTTACCAACCGCCAGGATACGCGAAATTTATTGAAGCGAAACAAAAAGCAGCCAAACCACCGGCAGACAAATGGATGCCACACAAAAATGATGTGCGGCCTAACAATACAAGTACTAAATGA